Genomic DNA from Lactococcus garvieae:
GCAATACCCATATGAACAAGCATTGTTCCAAAATAGTTTGGATCTTTCAAGATTTCACGCGCTTGTTCTTCACTTACTTTCCCTTTGCGACGCTCAACAAAAATCTCTACCATTTTATCGAAACGTTCACAGTTCAATGGGTCATAGATTTGGAAACCGTCTGGATTAATACCACGTGAAATCAAAGTTCCTGTTACTTCCGAGATATTCCCGATAAATACAGGTGTGACTAATTTATCTGCGTAAAGACGGTTAGCTGCGCCAAGGACACGAGCATCTGTTCCTTCTGGAAAGACGATTTGTAGGCCTTTTCCAGAGATTTTTTGTTTGAGCGATTCAAAGAGTTCCATAATTTTTCCTTTTACTATTTTTAGAATTTCAATAATGATTATATCACAAACGCACAAAAAATTGTATCCTCATGTAAACGTTTTTTTCTATATTGTGTTTGTGAAGGATAAAATCCTATTTGTCTCTCCATACATAAAGAACAATTACTGATAATAAAAAAAAGCAATACGCATTGCTTTTAACACTTCGTTTATTCTCCGTGAAGAATGCTGGCTATTTTCGTTGTCAAGATATCCACACCAACAGTATTGGATACACCTTCAGGAATAATAACATCAGCATAACGCTTTGTTGGTTCAATAAATTGATGATACATTGGTTTAACAGCATCCATGTATTGCGTAATTACTGAATCCAAAGTGCGCCCTCGTTCTTCGATATCACGACGAATACGTCTTAAGATACGCACATCATCGTCCGTATCAACAAAAACTTTGATATCCATTAAGTTACGCAGTTTTTCATTTTCTAGAACCAAGATTCCTTCGACAATCAAAACATCCACAGGTTCTTGACGATAAGTTTTTTCGCTTCGTGTGTGATTAGCATAATCATAAGTTGGAATGTCAACAGCACGACCATTTTGCAACTCCTTCAGTTGAGCGATGAGATAGTCTGTATCAAAAGCGAGGGGATGATCATAGTTGGTTTTTGTGCGTTCTTCAAATGTGAGTTGTGATTGATCTTTATAGTAACTGTCATGCTCAATCATGGCGATGTTTTCATCTTTAAACATAGACAAAATAGCCTGAGATACACTGGTTTTCCCGCTGGCTGAGCCACCTGTTACACCGATAATCAATGGTTTTTTCAAAATTACTTCTCCATACTTTAAATATCCATAATTTTTTCATGGACATTATGTTATTCTATATATTCTATCATAAAAGCCAACGAGCTTCATCTATGAAATTATTTCTAAATTTGGTTTTTAATGAGTTTTATTAAAAAATTTGCTATAATAGACTTAATAATTTTCAGATTGGAAAAGGGGTGTACAATGCTTAAACTTGGAATTGTTGGTACAGGATGGATTAGTGGATCATTTGTAGAAGCTGCCTACCTTACAAAAAAATATAGTCTTGAAGCTGTTTATTCGCGTAATCTCGAAAGTGCAGTATCATTTACTGAGGACTTCGACGATGTGGAGCTTTATGATAGTTTAGATGATTTCTTCAAACATGATTTGGATATCATCTACATTGCTAGTCCTAATGCTATACATTTTGAGCAAGCAAAAGCAGCTATTTTAGCTGGAAAAAATGTGATTGTTGAGAAGCCTGCCTTTTCTAATCCACAAGAGTTAGCTGAAATTATTACATTAGCAGATAAGCATAAAGTTCTCTTTTTCGAAGCTGCGCGTAATATTCATGAAAAAGCTTTTGAAACAATTAATCTCTTCTTAGCAGATAAAAAAATAGTTGGGGCAGATTTTACTTATTCAAAATATTCTTCAAAAATGCCTGCACTCCTAGCTGGAAAAATCCCGAATAAATTCAACAGTAAATTCTCTGGTGGTTTACTTGCCGACTTAGGTGTTTACTTACTCTACGCAGCTGTTTACTGGTTTGATAAACCACAATCTGCCTGCTATGATGCAGTCATCTTACCGAGTGGCGTAGATTTATCTGGTGTTGGTAGCTTAAACTATGGTGACTTTAAAGTTGCAATAAAATGTGCGGGGAATTTGAATAGCTACCTCACAAGTGAAATTTATACAGATGAAGGAACACTGATTTTGGACGGCGTGAATGCCATTACTTCTGCTAAATTTATTCGATTTGATGGCAGCAAAGAAGTGATTAAGATTACACCTCCAAAACATTCACTTTATGATGAAGCACTTCATTTTGCGGAAATCATTGAAACAATTTCTACTCCTGCAGCCTATTCGCTCTATAAAGACTTACATCACTTGGCTCAAGATGTCTCTGAAACAAGCTACATGATGCGCCAAAGTGCGGGTATCGTCTTTGAAGCAGATAAAAAATAATAATATTGGCTCCTTACAAAAGGAGTCGTTCTGATCCCTTAGTTAAATTGGATATAACCCGGACCTCCTAAGTCTGAATCGCCAGTTCGAACCTGGCAGGGATCATCAAACAAAAAAATCTCTCTTTAAGCAAGAGAGATTTTTTTAATAATCTAAGTAAGGAGAATATGGGATTCGAACCCACGCATGGTTTTACCCACCTATACACTTTCCAAGCGTACCTCTTCAGCCTCTTGAGTAATTCTCCAAATAAAAGCAGTTCTGCTTTCAAAATATATTATACCATAGAGTCATACAGAAATGCGACTCTAGATATATAATAATAAAAAACTCTCCCATTTACATGGAAGAGTAGGAGTTTTATGAAAAAAATTTTATTGGAATAAATGTATTATACTGTTTCTTTCTTAAAGTTAGCTCAAGCCAAAATGAAATGAAACAAAACTACTATTTATTAAATCAAACCCGCATCCTTCAGCAAATCTTCTAGATAGCTTCCTTTTAGTTTCTTCAAGCCAAATTTCAAAGATTCTTTTTTGAGGAGTGGTAGGTCTGCGTCTAATAATTTTTTCCGATCTGATAAATAATAAACAGAGCTTGCTAAAGTTCGCAAGTCATACGCTGAGGCGAACACTTCGGGGACACCACGTTCCACATTTAAAAATTGGTAGACAGCTTCCATAGCTGTACGTACTGAGTATTCTGTTGTAAATACTGTATCTCTTTCTGTTTCAGCAAAATTCCCAATAAAGGCCAAGTTAACTGAATTTTCAGGAATAACTTGCGGACGGTCCCCAGGTTCACGTAGCATGAAGTAAGAAGTAATAAACGGCATATAAACGGGAATTGTGTGCGTGTTTTCCTTAACAAAAGTTTGGATTTCTTCTTCAGGCATTCCCAAATGATAAAGAAGCTCTTGCGTGATTTCTTCACCTGTACACTCTTCGATAGGCTTCTTAATATAATTCCCGGGAGTCTTCGACAAGAGTCCATAAACCCAGGTTACAGTTTCATTATCTTTTTGTTCTTTAAAATGTGGTTGACGGTGTGTAGCGAAACTCATCAACCAGTTAGAATCCTTAATTGTGATGATTCCTCCAGTAACTACTTTTCCTGTTCGCAAGTCACGGTGTGTAAGTTTTTTTAAATATGGTTGTATTTTAAGATTTTTCCAAGTTACCGTTGCTGAAACAAACCAGCTTTCATCGGGGATAGTGTCGCAGAAAACTTCTGGTCTACCAAATTCTTGAGATTGTGCTGCAAGATTCTTCCACAATTTCCAAGCCCCACCCAGATCTTTATTAACAGGTGCCGCTTCGGTTGGACTACCTTGTGTTGAACTTTCAGTAATCGAACCGTTTGTGACAAAGACTAAATCATCTTCTGAGAGTTCTTGTGTCTTACCATCTGCGAATATAATTTTCTTGGCTACTTTTTTATTATTAGAAAAATCAACTTCAATATTTTCTACTTGTGCTTCGTATTGGAAAATCACTCCTTGATTTTTTAGAAATGAAAGTAATGGTTTTACTAAAGATTCGTATTGATTATATTTTGTAAATTTCAAGGCTGTAAAGTCTGGAAGCCCTTTGATATGATGGATAAAGCGCATGATGTAACGACGCATTTCAATAGCTGAATGCCATTTTTCAAAAGCAAACATTGAACACCAGTAAAGCCAAAAGTTTGATTCAAAAAATTCTTCACCAAAGACATCCTCTATTTTTTTTCCTACCAAAGTTTCTTCTTTAGCCATGAAAAGTTTGACAATTTCATCCTGAGCTTGTCTGCTTAGAGTAAATTTACCATCATCAGCCACTCGTTCTCCACGATTTTCGATAAGTCGGCAGTTTGATGAATTAGGATCATCAATATCTAAATAATAGAATTCATCCAACACTGAAGCATCTTCCACTTCTAAGCTTGGTATAGATCGAAAAAGATCCCATAGACATTCAAAATGATTTTCCATCTCACGACCGCCCCGAGTGACAAAGCCATCATGAGGAATAAAAGATCCATCCAAAGAACCGCCAGAAAGAGAGAGCTCCTCTAGAATATGAATTCTATTTCCTGCCACCTGACCGTCTCGGATAAGGAAGACCGCAGCAGCTAGTCCAGCAAGGCCTGCACCTACAATATAAGCAGACTTCTTATCTGCATTTTGGGGTTTTCTAGGTCGAACAAAAGCCTCATAGTTTCCATTTGTGTAACGCATAATTCTATTCTCCTTTTCTAATTATT
This window encodes:
- the udk gene encoding uridine kinase, producing MKKPLIIGVTGGSASGKTSVSQAILSMFKDENIAMIEHDSYYKDQSQLTFEERTKTNYDHPLAFDTDYLIAQLKELQNGRAVDIPTYDYANHTRSEKTYRQEPVDVLIVEGILVLENEKLRNLMDIKVFVDTDDDVRILRRIRRDIEERGRTLDSVITQYMDAVKPMYHQFIEPTKRYADVIIPEGVSNTVGVDILTTKIASILHGE
- a CDS encoding Gfo/Idh/MocA family protein, whose amino-acid sequence is MLKLGIVGTGWISGSFVEAAYLTKKYSLEAVYSRNLESAVSFTEDFDDVELYDSLDDFFKHDLDIIYIASPNAIHFEQAKAAILAGKNVIVEKPAFSNPQELAEIITLADKHKVLFFEAARNIHEKAFETINLFLADKKIVGADFTYSKYSSKMPALLAGKIPNKFNSKFSGGLLADLGVYLLYAAVYWFDKPQSACYDAVILPSGVDLSGVGSLNYGDFKVAIKCAGNLNSYLTSEIYTDEGTLILDGVNAITSAKFIRFDGSKEVIKITPPKHSLYDEALHFAEIIETISTPAAYSLYKDLHHLAQDVSETSYMMRQSAGIVFEADKK
- a CDS encoding oleate hydratase produces the protein MRYTNGNYEAFVRPRKPQNADKKSAYIVGAGLAGLAAAVFLIRDGQVAGNRIHILEELSLSGGSLDGSFIPHDGFVTRGGREMENHFECLWDLFRSIPSLEVEDASVLDEFYYLDIDDPNSSNCRLIENRGERVADDGKFTLSRQAQDEIVKLFMAKEETLVGKKIEDVFGEEFFESNFWLYWCSMFAFEKWHSAIEMRRYIMRFIHHIKGLPDFTALKFTKYNQYESLVKPLLSFLKNQGVIFQYEAQVENIEVDFSNNKKVAKKIIFADGKTQELSEDDLVFVTNGSITESSTQGSPTEAAPVNKDLGGAWKLWKNLAAQSQEFGRPEVFCDTIPDESWFVSATVTWKNLKIQPYLKKLTHRDLRTGKVVTGGIITIKDSNWLMSFATHRQPHFKEQKDNETVTWVYGLLSKTPGNYIKKPIEECTGEEITQELLYHLGMPEEEIQTFVKENTHTIPVYMPFITSYFMLREPGDRPQVIPENSVNLAFIGNFAETERDTVFTTEYSVRTAMEAVYQFLNVERGVPEVFASAYDLRTLASSVYYLSDRKKLLDADLPLLKKESLKFGLKKLKGSYLEDLLKDAGLI